From the Dermacentor silvarum isolate Dsil-2018 unplaced genomic scaffold, BIME_Dsil_1.4 Seq627, whole genome shotgun sequence genome, one window contains:
- the LOC119435326 gene encoding leukocyte elastase inhibitor: MKIAWLALCVMAPLGVHGGLLDSIRELKAQKAQQRSQKTIGDVVNSNNGLGISLLQALGEQNVLLSPVSVNIVLHMVLMGARGRTAYQMSAQMGNPSSALMSELLGKMSSPGGGSRATALDHASAVLIQEGAPFNASYYREINRLFDASLATVQFGQGRGSDVVKEVNEWASRKTRGRIPHFLEEAPEETTKMLVLNAMYFKGDWKTKFDPEFTDKRVFRNEDGTIANVPIMFIIETFDFGHDDGLNVDALRVPYADDQYSMILMLPRNRQSPLASVVQGLSAAKINEIIDNMEPEQVELSLPKLSLQKMLKLRAPLEKLGLRVPFTDAADFKGISKELDLRLNEILHKGALDVDEVGTRAVAATQAQFVSKSLVHFKQFTVDRPFLALIRHEPTGAILFIVQVVSMQA, translated from the coding sequence ATGAAGATTGCGTGGCTCGCTCTGTGCGTCATGGCTCCTCTGGGAGTTCATGGGGGTCTTTTAGACTCCATCCGTGAACTCAAAGCGCAAAAAGCGCAACAACGGTCGCAGAAAACTATCGGCGATGTTGTGAATAGCAACAACGGGCTGGGCATCAGCCTTCTCCAAGCCTTAGGCGAACAGAATGTGCTGCTTTCTCCAGTTAGTGTCAACATCGTCCTTCATATGGTTCTCATGGGAGCGCGCGGACGCACAGCCTACCAAATGTCCGCTCAGATGGGCAATCCTTCAAGTGCCCTCATGAGTGAGCTTCTGGGCAAAATGTCATCCCCTGGCGGCGGCAGCAGGGCCACAGCTTTGGATCACGCCTCGGCTGTGCTCATTCAAGAAGGCGCTCCCTTTAATGCCAGCTACTATCGCGAGATCAACCGACTGTTTGACGCCAGCCTCGCAACAGTGCAATTCGGCCAAGGCCGAGGAAGCGACGTCGTCAAAGAGGTCAACGAGTGGGCCAGCAGAAAGACTCGTGGACGGATACCTCATTTTCTGGAAGAGGCCCCCGAGGAAACCACAAAGATGCTGGTACTCAACGCTATGTATTTCAAAGGCGACTGGAAGACTAAGTTCGATCCCGAGTTCACCGACAAGCGTGTTTTCCGCAACGAAGATGGAACCATTGCCAATGTTCCCATTATGTTCATCATTGAAACCTTCGATTTCGGGCATGACGACGGTCTGAACGTGGACGCCCTCAGGGTGCCGTACGCGGATGACCAGTATAGCATGATACTGATGCTTCCGCGAAATCGTCAGAGCCCCCTGGCGAGCGTTGTGCAAGGCCTGAGCGCAGCAAAGATAAACGAAATCATCGATAACATGGAGCCCGAGCAAGTTGAGCTCAGCCTTCCCAAGTTGAGCTTGCAGAAGATGCTCAAGTTGCGCGCTCCTCTCGAGAAACTAGGGCTCAGAGTGCCCTTCACGGACGCCGCGGATTTCAAGGGAATAAGCAAAGAATTGGACCTGCGACTTAACGAGATCCTCCACAAGGGGGCGTTGGACGTTGATGAGGTGGGGACGCGTGCCGTCGCGGCGACGCAAGCGCAGTTTGTGTCCAAGTCCCTCGTGCACTTCAAACAGTTCACCGTTGATCGCCCATTTTTGGCGCTTATCCGGCACGAACCCACCGGAGCGATCCTGTTCATTGTTCAGGTCGTATCCATGCAGGCGTGA